The proteins below come from a single Rosa rugosa chromosome 2, drRosRugo1.1, whole genome shotgun sequence genomic window:
- the LOC133732586 gene encoding uncharacterized protein LOC133732586, with protein MEASISSFTLIRTPTKSNSSTAIFPSINITKPYDSCSITRTKCHNLAFAINTTTPTLHGRKAWKTAAIEDVSGAITDPGPVVLTWQIVVGAIAGVTPFVVAGIEFSKRIIAQQRCEVCGGSGLVLTKENYMKCPGCGGFLPWQTWKRFFTG; from the exons ATGGAAGCCTCAATCTCCTCCTTCACACTCATCAGAACCCCAACCAAGTCCAACTCCAGCACAGCTATATTTCCAAGCATTAACATCACAAAACCATATGATTCATGCTCTATTACCAGAACAAAATGCCACAACCTCGCTTTTGCTATAAACACTACTACTCCAACCCTCCACGGCAGAAAAGCTTGGAAGACTGCAGCTATCGAAGATGTTTCCGGCGCTATAACGGATCCGGGACCGGTCGTCCTCACCTGGCAAATTGTCGTCGGAGCTATAG CTGGAGTTACACCTTTTGTGGTGGCAGGGATTGAATTCAGCAAAAGAATT ATAGCACAACAGAGATGTGAGGTGTGTGGAGGGTCAGGACTTGTTTTGACTAAAGAAAACTATATGAAATGTCCTGGATGCG GTGGATTTCTCCCTTGGCAAACATGGAAAAGATTCTTTACTGGCTAA